In Solea senegalensis isolate Sse05_10M linkage group LG6, IFAPA_SoseM_1, whole genome shotgun sequence, one genomic interval encodes:
- the LOC122771698 gene encoding guanine nucleotide-binding protein G(I)/G(S)/G(O) subunit gamma-13-like encodes MEELDVPQMRREVESLQYQLAINREKSSITVTELVKWIEGCVCEDPFLNPELMRANPWVEKGKCVIL; translated from the exons ATGGAGGAGTTAGATGTCCCACAGATGAGGAGAGAAGTGGAAAGTCTTCAGTATCAGCTGGCGATAAACAGAGAGAAATCCTCCATCACTGTCACCGA GCTGGTGAAGTGGATCGAGGGTTGTGTTTGTGAAGATCCCTTCCTGAACCCTGAGCTGATGAGAGCAAACCCCTGGGTAGAAAAGGGCAAGTGTGTGATCCTCTAA